From the genome of Mastacembelus armatus chromosome 21, fMasArm1.2, whole genome shotgun sequence:
TATTTGCCTCTCGGGGGTGAATAAAGTTCATCTTATCTTTGTATGACGTTAACTGACAAATAATATCTCTTACTTTCGTTTCACTATGCCTATTAACATGAATCTCAAAGATGATGGGAATTTACAAACGATGGTGTGAAACATTCACGGTTATAGCAAAAACTGCTGTGCGTCTTACCTGGATTACTGCTTTCTTGTCAGCACGAGGAAGGTTCTTGGcttgtctctctgcctcttcccACTCCCTCATCACCTGGACATAAAGAGCCATGTAAGAGACAAAAGCAATACTTTGGTCCACTCAAGTTCAAGCTTTTTAACATTAGATCAGATTTTAGTTTAGCAAAATCCCAGACAGTAATGTTTAAGACGTAAATGTCAAGCACATGCCTGGGACATTTTTTCACGGTGCTTGGCCTCCAGGCTTTCCTTGGCCTTTTGGAAGTCAGTGTGCTCGCTGTCATCACCAGGAGACTCAAGGTACCGATCCACAGCATCTGGAGGACTAGGGGCCATGGTGGGCACTGGTGGGGAACAAAGATGGATGACTTAAATAGAGGGCAGGAGCGAAAACAGTTTGATATGACACAGAGCAAAGGGAAGAGAGTGAAGTGGTTGTGTGAAAAGTAAATGCAGGAAAAATGCTGATCACAGAGAGCTGAAACATACATTCCCTAAAGGCAACATTACACAGGGTTTCAGTTCATGACACATAGACAAGTTATCCCAGAAATTTTAGACTGCAAAAAGTGTGTTAATAACATATAACAGGTGAGGTACATATATCTACTTAACTAATGGTATAAACGAGACACAGGATATCAGGGGACAAAGGGTGATACATTTCTTACAGCGTGTTTCTATATCCATCTGTGTCTTTTGTTTAATGTGGGAGTCTGGAGAGAAGATAAAAAGTGTCAAGTCAGGATAAGGGCAGACGCTGTAGCACTGAGGCATGCGGTGCTTCGATGGCTGGAAACAGCAAATGAACCCATTACCCTTTAACTATGTCCTCCCTTCTTTCATACAGGCACTATGTCTTGGAACACATAGCTCCCTAAAACATGTTGACGCCAAGTCAGACTACttaacagctgcagcagcagcaggcacaAGACCttaaaactgcaaaatacaGTGCAGAGCATGCAAACACGTGTACTGAAATGCATGCAGTTGCACACTGACAATTAAGGGCCAGTATTTACGCTGCATTGTCTACATGCTGTAAGAAGAATCAGTTAGTGTTACTGGTTAGAAACTGATAAATAGAGTAATTAAATAATATGGAAGTGAATGACTTTCTGGGAGCATGAAGGACAGAGCATCATGGCCACTTTCCATCAGGGACACTCACTTAATCCACTTGCctggtttcttttcatttgcctTTAACTACAATATTCAATCATCGTCAGACAAACTAATGACCCAATTTATATAAAAGGGCTGATGAACTGTTGAGCTGTTATAAAAGGAGATAGCTAGAGATAGTATCTATTTACCTTACTGTCAACAAATATACACAAGGGGTAACAACCCTGAGCCACCCTGTTCCACTGGATGACATTTTCCTACATtatggttagcttagcttagcacaaacaaTGGAAACAGCCAGTCAAGCTGtctctgttttcattgtttgtgctaagctaagctatcTAGTCTCTAGTGGCAGCATCATACTCCTTCTGATACAAAAGTGGTATCAATATTCTTACCTAAGCATCATTTTATGAAATCTGTTGAAAATAGGAAATGCTATAGAATTCAAACAGCATTATATTTAACACAAATTCAAAAATACATATTCTTTGCTTTGGTAAAaagtacacaaacaaaacatgttgtttCAAGGTGATGAATAACTTATCtcagtgaaaaaaaactgtaatactAGGCAATGAGCAATCAAATCCACTTTTCAGTGCTCTGAGTGGTTAAGAGCCATCAGACACTCAggacaggcagacacagagaaagtgaATGAGACACAGAGACAATCTGCGGCAGCCTGAGGATAGGAATCAAGCTTGCGGTGTAGACATTTCAGGGTTTAGATGGCTCCAGTCCTGGGACTTACACGAGCTGCTGCAGACAGCAAGGCAGTACTCCTCCGTCTCAAAGTTATTCCTGTTGCCCCCACAGCCCCCAAACAAGAAGGGAGCACAGCCGCCCTTCTCAGGCACGAAGTACCAACGCTCCAACATGGCATGACATGGGCCTGACTCAGCATGCGCCCAACACACGGCTGAGATACGTACAGACAGGCAAACGCAAATtatatatcaaaataaaataaatgcaaaatgtgaACCTTTGAGTttcatggaaaaaataaatgtcatttcttaTGAAATCAACAAACAACACATAATGAACATCAACCACTGactgaagacacacaaataaagGGTGCATATGGACTTGATTTCTTACCTCGAACAACTTCTTCAACCGAttcagtggtggtggtggtagtggtcGTCATGGCAATGGTAGCACTGCGCTCATCACTATCCCTTTCATCAGTCACATCATCGTCTTCTTCGTCATCCTTCTCACCTTCATCCCCGTCTCCATTCTCATCCCTTTCAAAGGTTTCCTCCTGTTCATCCTCGTCTTCGTCATCCTCAGTTGTGGCAGGTTCTGTGTCTGCTGCTCGTGTCATGCTGTGAAGAAAACAGGTGGCTCAGTCTGTGTTTCAACAAGTATGTTGGATGAAGAATGGCAGGGATGGGTAATACCTGTTATCAGAATATTCAGTCTCGGCACCACCCCACCAGACATCTGACACCTCTCCTTCTACATCCATGCTGTCTGACTCTCGTTCAGCCTCCGCTGGACAGCAGACAAACTCTACTCCTCGGAAACGGTCGATGCCACATGGCAACAGCATCCCGTAGTCATGAAGATTCATGGAGCGGTCTCCGCAGGactgattttaataaaaaaaaaaaataataaaaataataaaaaagaatttaaaattgaaatcaCGAAACAATCAGTTTCTTATGAGATTAAAAGACGATTTATGCTAAATCTTAGTGATGAAGAACGGAGTCCAATGCTCAAACTGTAGCTCTGAAGCACAGATGATTTAACATATTAGATGTCTGAAAGACAACTGTCTTTGTGGATGACTGCACATTGAGAACAAGTAAAAAATAAggataaaagaaacagaaatcgGAAGAAAGTGACAGAGAAGGTCGACTGCAGAGATAAGTCAGGGGAGGATACAATGGAAGCCTATAGAAGActagaaagaaaaggaagaagtgGGAAGAAAAAAGCAGATATAATTGTAGTGGGAGCATTGCATGGGGTTCATACAGTGAGATGAAATGCTGCTTTATTGTTGTTTCTCACCTCTTTGGCTACAGTGTGCCAGTGCAGGTGGCTCTCGCACTGGTCCATACGCTCCTGGTGCAGAAACTTACACTTGTCAGGAACAAGCAGGGCATCACTCACAAACTCCCCAACTGCAACATAATTATGTCTTTGTTGGTTAAAGTCAGGTTGCATATTCGTTCATTCCTATCCCACTTATATCACGAGAACCTTACCCAGACAGCGGTATGGCACCACAATGTGGGTGTGACTGCGGCATTGTTTGCGGCCTCTCTTGCACCAGTTCTGAATGCTGACTGGCTGGTTGGCCTCCACAACGTTTGTAATCTGCAACTCTGGGTACACCTGGAGACAAGTGacagatttgtattttttactaCATTATCTCCCTCCCTCATCCTCTGTATTCCTGTCTGCTTCTTGTCACTCTCTCTATCCTGATCTATTTCTCTGCCTCTGCAGTTCTGACTGGCTATGTTTAAATACCTCTTGGCAGTACTGCAGGATGCCCTCCTTGGTGCTGATGCAGCTCTTGGTGCCAGAGGGGTCAGACTCCCATTTGCCAGTCTGCACATTGATGTGCAGGTTGAGCTTCCCGCAGAACATGGCCACCTGAGGCTCTGTTAGCAGGCCCACAGAGTCATCAGCAGGCACCTGGACAGACAAGGGGAAAGAAAGGACAACAATAAAGTCTGTTTATACCAAAGTGGCTTAAGTGTAAATGCCTCCTGATACAGCTTAGGTACAATTATTCCCTCTCAGTTAATTTACTTCCTCTTGTCTCTTGTCTCTCTACACAGTACTAAAATCAGTTAACCATAATGATGAAGGCCTCTTTAAATTACTGTATGATAATATCAGTCTCCGATCAttttaatacataaatatatgaaaTTACTTCTGATTTAAGCTTAATCCTTGCAAGATACTCAGTTCCATCCTTTTGAGCCTAAAAGCCAAAAGGGTAAGCAATACAGTCACACGACAGTACATATGCCCTTT
Proteins encoded in this window:
- the appb gene encoding amyloid beta (A4) precursor protein b isoform X1, translating into MGEHTAFLLLLAATLTLSSEVPADDSVGLLTEPQVAMFCGKLNLHINVQTGKWESDPSGTKSCISTKEGILQYCQEVYPELQITNVVEANQPVSIQNWCKRGRKQCRSHTHIVVPYRCLVGEFVSDALLVPDKCKFLHQERMDQCESHLHWHTVAKESCGDRSMNLHDYGMLLPCGIDRFRGVEFVCCPAEAERESDSMDVEGEVSDVWWGGAETEYSDNSMTRAADTEPATTEDDEDEDEQEETFERDENGDGDEGEKDDEEDDDVTDERDSDERSATIAMTTTTTTTTESVEEVVRAVCWAHAESGPCHAMLERWYFVPEKGGCAPFLFGGCGGNRNNFETEEYCLAVCSSSLPTMAPSPPDAVDRYLESPGDDSEHTDFQKAKESLEAKHREKMSQVMREWEEAERQAKNLPRADKKAVIQHFQEKVEALEQEAAGERQQLVETHMARVEALLNSRRRQALENYLSALQANPPRPRQVLSLMKKYIRAEQKDRQHTLKHYEHVHTVDPKKAAQIRPQVLTHLRVIDERMNQSLGLLYKVPSVANEIQKQVAVIIQRVQSELSQQVSSLQSDVRVDGRVSYGNDALMPDQAYSSAPLDPGLDGLGFIHPESFNQPNTENHVEPVDARPIPDRGLPTRPVSALKPDEMPQVRMETEERQNAGYEVYHQKLVLFPDDVGSNKGAIIGLMVGGVVIATVIVITLVMLRKKQYTSIHHGVIEVDAAVTPEERHLAKMQQNGYENPTYKFFEQMQN